A single genomic interval of uncultured Desulfobulbus sp. harbors:
- a CDS encoding TorF family putative porin: protein MKRVISMAALAALTTAGGASQAEAATATAAMDINSAYVWRGMTGNDSIVLQPSIDVATENGFSINIWGNMDLDDSYNDEFHSGEFSEVDITLNYAFTLGTFDGKVGIIEYTFPDIDLESTTELYVGLSHELGYGFSIGSTIYYDCDMADGFYITLELGYSYDINDKTNLALGGLISYATENFAEYYGGNADADSGFFNYVLSASLNYKVTDAFGIGAHLALSDTMDDDVLSDETVHTNVYGGVSLSYTF from the coding sequence ATGAAACGCGTAATTTCCATGGCCGCATTGGCCGCACTGACCACTGCCGGAGGGGCATCCCAGGCCGAAGCGGCAACCGCCACCGCAGCAATGGACATCAACAGCGCCTATGTTTGGCGTGGTATGACGGGCAACGACAGCATCGTCCTCCAGCCAAGCATCGATGTTGCCACAGAAAATGGTTTTTCCATCAATATCTGGGGGAACATGGATCTTGATGATAGCTATAACGATGAGTTCCACAGCGGTGAATTCTCGGAAGTTGATATTACCCTGAATTATGCATTCACCCTTGGCACTTTCGATGGCAAGGTTGGTATTATCGAATACACCTTTCCTGATATCGACCTCGAAAGTACCACTGAACTCTATGTCGGTCTGAGCCATGAGTTGGGTTACGGATTCAGCATCGGCAGCACAATATACTATGACTGCGACATGGCCGATGGCTTCTACATCACCCTGGAGCTCGGCTATTCCTACGACATTAATGACAAAACAAATCTCGCCTTGGGCGGCTTGATCAGTTACGCAACTGAAAATTTTGCCGAGTACTACGGTGGCAACGCCGACGCCGACAGCGGTTTCTTCAACTACGTTCTCAGTGCATCCCTGAACTATAAGGTCACCGACGCCTTTGGCATCGGCGCCCATCTGGCTTTATCGGATACTATGGATGACGATGTTCTCAGCGATGAGACTGTCCACACCAATGTCTACGGCGGTGTAAGCCTGTCCTACACCTTCTGA
- the rpmB gene encoding 50S ribosomal protein L28 yields MARNCEICGKGPATGNNVSHAHNKTRRRWLPNLQKVRMVNKDGATVHVRACTRCIRSGAVVKPA; encoded by the coding sequence ATGGCCCGAAATTGTGAAATTTGTGGCAAAGGACCGGCTACCGGCAATAACGTCAGCCACGCGCATAACAAGACCCGTCGCCGCTGGCTGCCCAACCTGCAAAAAGTACGGATGGTCAACAAGGACGGTGCCACCGTGCATGTACGTGCCTGCACCCGGTGCATCCGTTCCGGCGCGGTTGTCAAGCCTGCCTGA
- a CDS encoding diadenylate cyclase has protein sequence MGHSIALAYEFFSWRAVLDILLITAGLFFLYRTLLRLGTWKIMAGILLALVVFILANALSLKGIEWIYQNVSHVAVLGLIVIFQPELRKVLEKAVSVPPHRLKDQDTELQSLIAESLMKLAQERCGAILVFPGKEPIKDKISGGYQLNAIPSLPLIFSIFDHNSPGHDGAVIIEGNRLTQFGVRLPMSQSTRLSEEYGTRHHAAMGLAEQTDALTLVVSEERGKVSIFTNGTMQPVQESDDITNAIVEHQQQMGFFRRDSSFRIRKRTLLQVAVSLVIAVAFWSTLMVSQREVVERVLPVSIDYTSPADDLVLVGDKANEVKLHLTGPKSDIDNLAMNPPSVKIDLSRMAKGTQTIIITSENIHLPKGVSLLDTSPQQLKISLAAVMEKTVAITPQIIGKLPGNFKIKKITVTPDSVLVNVPVTRESKSIDEVVTTPIYLESISSNSKIFCKVIARPTIQPVAKRWPDVEVSIEVQEEP, from the coding sequence ATGGGGCATTCCATTGCTCTGGCCTATGAGTTTTTTTCCTGGAGAGCCGTTCTCGATATTCTCCTCATTACCGCCGGCCTGTTTTTTCTCTATCGCACCCTGCTTCGACTCGGGACGTGGAAGATCATGGCCGGTATTCTCCTGGCACTGGTGGTTTTTATTCTCGCCAACGCCCTGAGCCTCAAGGGGATCGAGTGGATTTACCAAAACGTGAGCCATGTCGCCGTGTTGGGCCTGATCGTCATTTTTCAGCCGGAGCTGCGTAAGGTCCTGGAAAAGGCGGTTTCCGTCCCCCCTCACCGGCTCAAGGATCAGGACACCGAACTCCAGTCGCTGATTGCGGAAAGCCTGATGAAACTGGCCCAGGAACGGTGTGGCGCCATCCTTGTCTTCCCCGGCAAAGAACCGATCAAGGATAAGATTTCCGGTGGCTATCAACTCAACGCCATCCCCTCGCTGCCGCTCATCTTCAGCATATTTGACCATAACTCCCCGGGGCACGACGGCGCCGTCATCATCGAGGGCAACCGCTTGACCCAGTTTGGCGTTCGGCTGCCGATGTCCCAATCGACCCGTCTTTCCGAGGAATACGGCACCCGCCATCACGCCGCCATGGGGCTGGCCGAACAGACCGATGCACTGACCCTGGTCGTCTCCGAAGAGCGCGGCAAAGTCTCCATCTTCACCAATGGCACCATGCAGCCCGTGCAGGAGAGCGACGACATCACCAATGCCATTGTCGAGCATCAACAGCAGATGGGATTTTTCCGCCGCGACAGCTCCTTCAGGATCCGGAAACGAACCTTGTTGCAGGTGGCTGTCAGCCTGGTCATTGCAGTTGCCTTCTGGTCCACCCTGATGGTTTCCCAGCGGGAGGTCGTTGAGCGGGTACTGCCGGTCAGCATCGACTACACCTCACCGGCCGACGACCTGGTCCTGGTCGGCGACAAGGCCAACGAGGTCAAGCTCCATCTCACCGGTCCCAAGTCCGATATCGACAACCTGGCCATGAATCCGCCCAGTGTTAAAATCGATCTCTCGCGGATGGCAAAGGGGACGCAGACGATCATTATCACCAGCGAAAACATTCATCTTCCCAAAGGGGTGTCGCTTCTTGACACATCCCCGCAACAACTGAAAATCTCCCTGGCAGCGGTCATGGAAAAAACCGTTGCCATTACCCCGCAGATCATCGGCAAACTCCCCGGTAATTTCAAAATCAAAAAGATTACCGTGACCCCGGATTCGGTGCTGGTGAATGTTCCCGTGACCAGGGAAAGCAAAAGCATCGACGAGGTGGTGACCACGCCGATTTATCTGGAATCGATCTCCAGCAACAGCAAGATCTTCTGCAAGGTCATCGCACGACCGACCATTCAGCCGGTCGCCAAACGATGGCCCGATGTCGAAGTGTCTATCGAAGTCCAAGAAGAACCGTAA
- a CDS encoding ATP-binding protein — MVHPPSTTLARFVFREFCKAALVPLLVIELALVLLYFWINDHNQAKSIATLEQESIAHLQEIVVDQSRILGEQLTGIHTLALVLQNETTRFFTTPDLTLPASVPQPNLAVADNGILYQTNNTGGGSLYYSTLTDIGKAEREKAVRSAVLDPVYRHIYQANKNIVAVYLNTFDSMNRYYPFIDEVFSQYAPRMNIPEFNFYYLADRQHNPSRGPVWTETYLDPAGQGWMMSCVVPIYREDFLEGVAGIDITIKNFLDNILNLHLPWGAEAFLVDGKGTIMAMPSGVERLLGLSELREFVYQSQVTTDTYKPQEFNLLKAKMPGVAEAVAQVLKRDQAVSELSVGEARMLLALATEPVSGWKLMVLADKHQILQPIIALEHQAQQIGYTVIGCMLFFYVLFFLYLLLNARRISRTVSEPVAEISKRSGEIAQGRYETSFPHNGIAELDELSMSYAAMVREIQALHIRLKRQIELANSEIEERRQAQTALEKSEEKLQAIFDHSFQFIGLLEPDGTLIAANKTSLEFIGCRAEDVLGIPFWLTPWWTDDPNLQQQLRNQLDEAARGKQIRFETALIGVDGHKAIIDVTIFPVRNGRGEVILLIPEGRIITELKEVEQQLRRAKEHAEAASRAKSQFLANMSHEIRTPMNAILGMTHMAAQVRDEEKRQRFLATVRQSAESLLGLLNDILDFSKMEAGQLQLNSTTFSLEDLLAGILSTMQVSATEKGLEFRIESDQRLPDCMLGDDMRLRQVLINLVSNAIKFTSHGTITLRVSHEEGADAAAQPQVHFAVQDTGIGIARDKLALIFESFEQVDTSYARKYGGSGLGLAICKQLTGLMGGRIWVESTEGHGSTFHVAFPLLPCNGSVSPHTDSAAPAASAPVSGLRLLVVDDNEVNRDVASLSLEQTHRVTTANNGMEALEAIAAADFDAVLMDVQMPIMDGLDATATIRALERGDSAAHPLPQPLAQALAEKLVKRHLPIVAMTAHAMGSDRDMCLEAGMDAYVTKPIIPGQLQDVLNELFRRPRPAAAQTAEPAQPSPSPEVPSPEQVRHFLQQTTGLEEELIARILAAACTSMADHLAAAFQALHEHDIPILARSCHTLKGTLLQCGLSLWAEKAQTIYNGARENRDLPYAELLEELQAGLAPLLTRQNGP; from the coding sequence ATGGTGCATCCCCCATCCACAACGCTTGCCCGTTTTGTCTTTCGCGAATTCTGCAAAGCGGCCCTTGTGCCTCTTCTGGTCATCGAATTGGCCCTGGTCCTGTTGTACTTCTGGATCAACGACCATAACCAAGCCAAATCCATTGCCACCCTGGAACAGGAAAGTATCGCCCACCTCCAGGAAATCGTTGTCGATCAGTCACGTATCCTCGGAGAACAGCTGACAGGAATCCATACCCTGGCACTTGTCCTCCAAAACGAAACCACCCGTTTTTTCACAACACCGGATCTCACCCTTCCCGCCTCCGTGCCCCAACCGAATCTGGCCGTTGCCGACAACGGCATTCTCTACCAGACCAACAACACCGGCGGTGGTTCGCTCTACTATTCCACGCTGACCGACATCGGTAAGGCGGAACGGGAGAAAGCGGTCCGCAGCGCGGTTCTCGATCCGGTCTATCGCCATATTTACCAGGCGAACAAAAACATCGTTGCCGTCTACCTCAACACCTTTGACTCGATGAACCGCTATTATCCCTTCATCGACGAGGTGTTCAGCCAGTATGCTCCCCGGATGAACATCCCGGAGTTCAACTTCTACTACTTGGCAGATCGCCAGCACAATCCCAGCCGGGGGCCGGTCTGGACCGAAACCTATCTTGATCCGGCTGGCCAGGGGTGGATGATGTCCTGCGTCGTGCCGATCTACAGGGAAGATTTTCTCGAGGGGGTGGCCGGTATCGACATCACCATCAAGAATTTTCTCGACAACATTCTCAACCTCCACCTCCCTTGGGGAGCGGAAGCCTTTCTGGTCGACGGCAAGGGAACGATCATGGCCATGCCAAGTGGCGTGGAACGTCTGCTCGGGTTGAGCGAACTGCGCGAGTTCGTCTATCAATCCCAGGTCACCACGGACACCTACAAACCGCAGGAGTTCAACCTGCTCAAGGCCAAGATGCCCGGGGTGGCGGAAGCCGTGGCCCAGGTCCTCAAGCGCGATCAGGCCGTGAGCGAACTGTCGGTCGGAGAGGCCCGCATGCTCCTGGCCCTGGCAACAGAACCGGTTTCCGGATGGAAGTTGATGGTGCTCGCGGACAAGCACCAAATTCTCCAGCCGATCATCGCGCTCGAGCACCAGGCACAACAGATCGGGTATACGGTGATCGGCTGCATGCTCTTTTTTTACGTGCTTTTTTTCCTGTATCTCCTGCTCAATGCCCGACGAATTTCGCGGACGGTGAGCGAGCCGGTCGCGGAGATCTCTAAGCGCTCGGGGGAAATCGCCCAGGGCCGCTACGAGACCTCATTCCCGCACAACGGCATTGCGGAGCTCGATGAACTCTCCATGAGTTATGCGGCCATGGTCAGGGAAATCCAGGCCCTGCACATTCGACTCAAGCGGCAGATAGAGCTGGCCAACAGTGAGATTGAAGAGCGACGGCAGGCCCAGACTGCCCTGGAAAAAAGCGAAGAGAAACTGCAGGCGATCTTTGATCACAGCTTTCAGTTCATCGGCCTGCTTGAACCCGACGGCACCTTGATCGCCGCCAATAAAACCTCGCTTGAGTTCATCGGCTGCAGGGCCGAGGATGTTCTCGGCATCCCCTTCTGGCTGACGCCCTGGTGGACCGATGATCCGAACCTCCAGCAACAACTCAGAAATCAGCTGGACGAGGCCGCCCGGGGCAAACAAATCCGTTTTGAAACCGCGCTCATCGGTGTCGATGGCCACAAAGCAATCATTGATGTCACCATCTTCCCGGTGAGGAACGGTCGGGGCGAGGTCATTCTCCTCATCCCTGAAGGACGTATCATCACCGAGCTCAAGGAGGTCGAGCAGCAACTGCGGCGGGCCAAGGAACATGCCGAAGCCGCCAGCCGGGCCAAATCCCAGTTCCTCGCCAACATGAGCCACGAGATCCGCACCCCGATGAATGCCATTCTCGGCATGACCCACATGGCCGCACAGGTACGGGATGAGGAGAAACGACAACGCTTTTTGGCAACGGTTCGCCAATCCGCGGAAAGCCTTCTGGGCCTCCTCAATGACATCCTTGATTTCTCCAAGATGGAGGCAGGGCAACTGCAACTCAACAGCACCACCTTTTCCCTGGAAGATCTGCTGGCCGGCATTCTCTCCACCATGCAGGTTTCGGCCACGGAAAAGGGGCTGGAGTTCAGGATCGAATCCGACCAACGGTTGCCGGACTGCATGCTCGGCGATGACATGCGGCTGCGGCAGGTTCTGATTAATCTGGTGAGCAACGCCATCAAGTTCACCAGTCACGGTACGATCACCCTGCGGGTCAGTCACGAGGAGGGGGCGGATGCCGCGGCCCAGCCCCAGGTGCATTTTGCGGTGCAAGATACCGGCATTGGTATCGCCCGGGACAAACTGGCCTTGATTTTTGAGAGCTTCGAACAGGTCGACACCTCCTATGCCCGCAAATACGGCGGGAGTGGTCTGGGACTGGCTATCTGCAAGCAGCTGACCGGGCTCATGGGGGGACGCATCTGGGTGGAAAGTACCGAAGGCCACGGATCGACCTTTCATGTCGCCTTCCCCCTGCTGCCCTGCAATGGCTCCGTTTCTCCCCACACCGACTCCGCCGCCCCTGCGGCCTCTGCACCTGTTTCCGGCTTGCGCCTGCTGGTGGTGGACGACAACGAGGTCAACCGCGACGTGGCCAGCCTCTCGCTGGAACAGACCCACCGGGTAACCACGGCCAACAACGGCATGGAGGCACTGGAGGCGATCGCTGCTGCCGATTTTGACGCGGTGCTCATGGACGTGCAGATGCCGATCATGGATGGCCTCGACGCCACCGCCACCATTCGCGCCCTGGAACGGGGGGACAGTGCCGCACATCCCCTGCCGCAACCTCTTGCGCAAGCCCTTGCAGAGAAACTCGTCAAGCGTCATCTGCCCATCGTCGCCATGACCGCGCACGCCATGGGCAGTGATCGCGATATGTGCCTTGAGGCGGGCATGGATGCCTATGTGACCAAACCCATCATCCCCGGACAGCTGCAGGACGTGCTCAACGAACTTTTCCGCAGGCCTCGCCCCGCTGCCGCCCAAACGGCCGAGCCTGCCCAGCCCTCTCCCTCACCTGAGGTCCCATCCCCAGAGCAGGTCCGCCATTTTCTCCAACAGACAACAGGCCTCGAGGAAGAACTGATCGCACGCATCCTCGCAGCCGCCTGCACAAGCATGGCAGATCATCTCGCAGCCGCCTTCCAGGCCCTGCACGAGCACGATATCCCCATCCTTGCCCGCTCCTGCCATACCCTCAAGGGAACCCTGCTCCAGTGCGGGCTATCGCTCTGGGCGGAGAAGGCCCAGACCATCTATAACGGTGCCCGGGAAAATCGCGACCTGCCCTATGCCGAGCTCCTCGAGGAACTTCAGGCCGGCTTGGCCCCTCTTCTCACCAGGCAGAACGGACCTTGA
- a CDS encoding PAS domain S-box protein gives MNKAILLIVEGDGILAAHLKTIIERLGFLPLGPVATGEEAVAIAHQRSLDLILMDIELAGPQNGIGAAAEISAFADVPILLLTGFSQEAFVEQAKNVAPCGLLAKPVAEEELATAITMTLQRHQLNRELQQSREALGQSEARYRHLFSNSPLGIFRCSMDGTIIEANPALRTFLGYEEISRDTAPPLDIARHIDPEQQSCRDFFARIQTQGTVRNHELQVRKRNGERAWIAVSATRTVDGERADGGEAWVIDGFVTDITEKKQLGEVQSFLARASAEYGKAPFFEALVRYLAEHLGMDLVCVSELQQKGTLARTVAVWRDNEIIAGFTYSLNDTPCTDTVGRDVCCFPEQVGRKYPNAPILREFSAESYLGVTLFDHARKPIGLITAIGRAPLANRSLAENIMKLVAGRVAGELERQLAEEKLQTTLKRFQIMLASLYPGVLVVSDAERVEFVNPAFCALFDLNEPLEQLIGCRPEELLQKMIPVIEDPQAFLARIQAILDTRQPVRDEMIAISQDRTYQRDFIPIVVNERQDGRLWLYDDITKRRKAEEALRESEQRLRNYFELGLIGMAMLSSDRHFLHFNNRLCEILGYSKEELARKSWHDLTHADDRAKDLSRFARIQQLETDGFHAEKRFVRKDGTIVHTEVISRCVRNQDGSIGHYVAMIQDITTRKLTEEKAKTLQAQLLQSQKLEAIGTLAGGIAHDFNNILAAIIGYADMAKEVAEKGTPLARDLDQILKAGHRAKELVRQILVFSRQSETEPINLMPSNIVKEVIKLLRPTLPSTIAIVQQISPKAGPLHIDPTQLHQILMNLCTNAFHAMEETGGTLTITLKNVTLPSPDLRPPLQVHPGDYVELLVGNTGKEIPASIRDRIFDPFFTTKGLGKGTGMGLSIVHGIVNGYNGFIDLKSSAKEGTVFQIYLPVALPDEGQKAQKNEPIPQGTEHILFVDDEKVLAEMVESMLQRLGYRVTVRTNSLEALTTFRNHPDLFDLIITDQTMPGMTGLDLARHVLTLRPDMPIILCTGYSTLISAEEATTHGIREFALKPLTKKDLAVLIRKVLSPPSLH, from the coding sequence ATGAACAAGGCAATACTGCTCATCGTTGAAGGTGACGGCATTCTTGCCGCACATCTCAAAACCATCATCGAGCGACTTGGATTTCTCCCCCTGGGGCCGGTGGCAACCGGCGAAGAGGCGGTGGCCATAGCCCATCAACGAAGCCTTGACCTGATCCTGATGGACATCGAACTGGCCGGCCCGCAAAACGGCATCGGCGCCGCTGCGGAAATTTCTGCCTTTGCCGATGTCCCCATACTCCTCCTTACCGGTTTTTCCCAGGAAGCCTTTGTCGAGCAGGCCAAAAATGTAGCTCCCTGTGGACTCCTCGCCAAACCAGTGGCGGAAGAGGAGCTGGCCACGGCGATCACCATGACCCTGCAGCGCCACCAACTCAACCGCGAACTGCAACAAAGCCGTGAAGCCCTGGGGCAAAGCGAAGCCAGGTATCGCCATCTCTTCTCCAACTCGCCTCTGGGCATTTTTCGATGCTCCATGGATGGAACAATCATCGAGGCCAACCCCGCCCTGCGGACCTTTCTCGGATATGAGGAAATCTCGAGAGATACCGCGCCCCCCCTTGACATAGCACGCCATATCGATCCTGAGCAGCAATCCTGCCGGGATTTTTTTGCCCGAATCCAGACACAGGGCACGGTTCGCAACCATGAGCTGCAGGTACGGAAACGGAACGGAGAGAGAGCCTGGATAGCCGTCAGCGCCACCCGCACCGTAGACGGCGAGCGTGCAGATGGCGGCGAAGCGTGGGTCATTGATGGTTTTGTCACCGATATCACCGAAAAAAAACAACTGGGAGAGGTACAGAGCTTTCTTGCGCGCGCCTCCGCCGAATACGGCAAGGCCCCATTTTTTGAAGCACTGGTTCGCTATCTGGCCGAACACCTGGGCATGGATCTTGTTTGCGTGAGCGAATTGCAACAAAAGGGGACCTTGGCACGGACCGTGGCCGTCTGGCGCGACAACGAAATCATTGCCGGATTCACCTACAGCCTCAACGATACCCCCTGTACCGATACCGTAGGCCGCGACGTCTGCTGTTTTCCCGAACAGGTCGGCCGCAAATATCCAAACGCGCCGATCCTGCGAGAATTCTCCGCCGAGAGTTACCTTGGGGTGACGCTCTTCGATCATGCCCGCAAACCGATCGGACTGATTACCGCCATCGGTCGCGCCCCCCTTGCCAATCGGTCTCTGGCGGAAAACATCATGAAGCTGGTTGCCGGCCGTGTTGCCGGAGAACTCGAACGGCAACTTGCCGAGGAAAAACTGCAGACCACCCTCAAACGTTTCCAGATTATGCTCGCAAGCCTCTATCCCGGGGTCCTGGTGGTCAGCGATGCCGAACGGGTGGAATTCGTCAATCCGGCCTTTTGCGCCCTGTTTGACCTGAACGAGCCACTGGAACAGTTGATCGGCTGCCGGCCGGAGGAACTGCTGCAAAAAATGATACCGGTGATAGAGGATCCGCAGGCATTTCTCGCCCGAATACAGGCTATCCTCGACACCCGCCAGCCGGTGCGTGATGAAATGATCGCCATAAGCCAGGACCGCACCTATCAGCGGGATTTCATCCCCATCGTTGTCAACGAACGCCAAGATGGCCGCCTGTGGCTGTATGACGACATCACCAAAAGGAGAAAGGCGGAAGAGGCCCTGCGGGAAAGTGAACAACGGTTGCGCAACTACTTCGAGCTGGGCCTGATCGGCATGGCGATGCTCTCCAGTGACCGGCATTTTCTCCATTTCAACAACAGGTTGTGCGAAATTCTCGGCTACAGCAAAGAAGAGCTGGCCCGCAAGAGCTGGCATGACCTCACCCATGCCGACGATCGTGCCAAGGATCTGAGCCGCTTTGCCCGCATCCAGCAGCTCGAGACCGATGGATTCCACGCCGAAAAACGGTTTGTCAGAAAGGATGGCACCATCGTTCACACCGAGGTGATTTCCCGTTGTGTTCGCAACCAGGACGGCTCAATCGGCCATTACGTGGCGATGATTCAGGATATCACCACCCGCAAGCTGACCGAAGAAAAGGCCAAGACCCTGCAGGCCCAGTTGCTGCAATCGCAAAAGCTCGAGGCCATCGGCACCCTGGCGGGCGGCATAGCCCATGATTTCAACAATATCCTGGCCGCAATCATTGGTTATGCCGACATGGCCAAGGAGGTGGCCGAAAAGGGTACACCGCTGGCCCGGGATCTGGATCAGATCCTCAAGGCCGGTCATCGGGCCAAGGAGCTGGTGCGGCAGATCCTGGTCTTCAGCCGACAAAGCGAAACCGAACCGATCAACCTCATGCCGTCGAACATCGTCAAGGAGGTGATCAAGCTGCTCCGGCCGACCCTGCCCAGCACCATTGCCATTGTCCAGCAAATTTCCCCCAAGGCCGGTCCCCTCCATATCGACCCGACCCAGCTCCATCAGATCCTGATGAATCTCTGCACCAACGCCTTCCATGCCATGGAGGAAACCGGCGGCACCTTGACCATCACCCTGAAAAACGTCACCTTGCCCTCGCCGGATCTCCGTCCTCCCCTTCAGGTTCACCCTGGTGACTACGTGGAACTGCTGGTCGGCAATACCGGCAAAGAAATCCCGGCCTCCATTCGCGATCGCATATTCGACCCCTTCTTCACCACCAAGGGACTGGGCAAGGGCACCGGCATGGGGCTGTCCATCGTCCATGGCATCGTCAACGGCTACAACGGTTTCATCGACCTCAAAAGCAGTGCGAAAGAGGGGACGGTGTTCCAGATCTATCTGCCGGTGGCACTACCCGACGAAGGGCAAAAAGCACAGAAGAACGAGCCGATTCCGCAGGGTACCGAACATATCCTTTTCGTCGATGACGAAAAAGTGTTGGCGGAAATGGTGGAGAGCATGCTCCAACGGTTGGGCTACCGGGTCACCGTGCGCACCAACAGCCTGGAGGCCCTGACGACCTTTCGCAACCACCCGGACCTGTTCGACCTTATCATCACCGACCAGACCATGCCGGGGATGACCGGGCTCGACCTGGCACGACATGTCCTCACCCTTCGACCGGATATGCCGATCATTCTCTGCACCGGCTACAGCACCCTGATCTCCGCAGAGGAGGCCACGACCCACGGCATCAGGGAATTCGCCCTGAAACCGCTGACCAAAAAAGACCTGGCCGTGCTCATTCGCAAGGTGCTCTCTCCTCCGAGCCTCCATTGA